The Siniperca chuatsi isolate FFG_IHB_CAS linkage group LG7, ASM2008510v1, whole genome shotgun sequence genome includes a window with the following:
- the LOC122879401 gene encoding SR-related and CTD-associated factor 4-like isoform X2: MDAVNAFNMELFSMIDMKPPISRAKMMSVTKSAIKAIKLYKHVVQIVEKFIKKCKPELKVPGLYVVDSIVRQSRHQFGVDKDVFGPRFLKNFTDTFQNLYRCPEDEKSKIVRVLNLWQKNGVFDMDIIQPLMDMANGAIVPAPTQEVPTDPQPETHPAVASASVVPVPQLPSPDALAAVAQLFQSPHGQELQRMLQNFQQADKTLAATIANNIPNPPQMPVAQLNPYSAHAEKKSSLAEKLLDRFDYDDEPEDISAKEGSAQSHHDRGIPENVFNQFPGQMPNTENVHPHMMGQTGGIEHGGGMSHGEHHMMPDEFRSINEAYSLSRGNSREDSTMRQEGRHRGYGRRSRSRSGSRSPRRRRSRSSSRSRRSRHRRSSSRSRECRWRSRSHSQDRNEREKDRERRQKGLPSIKSQTLSVCSTTLWVGQLDKKTQQSDVMSLLEEFGQIESINMIPPRGCAYIVMVHRQDAYTALNKLSRGAYKVNQKPVKIAWALNKGIKSAHKKFWDVERGVTYIPWSKVKVEELESYREGGILDGETLNPDWNNAKDLNKQAAVNGALECVPADGTITAHIQVPLVEQAAPIRSPPAFPGPIMLSPTSMPPGGGAPFIPTEFDPTKLAPAGSVKPSEESTKDPKGDKGTPSDAGTNSQLGSPAAPVMSGPGVMQGPRPGMPPLQPPPSMSNPHLPPFLSPPNMPHMPPQMMPGGPMFAPDRFRMPMPYPPGGPPFHRHPSMGPEGMDGREGRHFRNGRPGFGCPPFHRGRW, from the exons ATGGATGCAGTTAACGCGTTCAACATGGAG TTGTTCTCCATGATTGACATGAAGCCTCCAATATCCCGTGCTAAGATGATGTCTGTCACAAAATCAGCCATCAAAGCTATCAAG cTTTACAAACATGTTGTCCAGATTGTTGAAAAGTTCATCAAGAAG TGCAAGCCAGAATTGAAAGTTCCTGGTTTGTATGTGGTCGATTCCATTGTTCGACAGTCACGGCATCAGTTCGGTGTTGACAAGGATGTGTTTGGGCCCAGATTCTTGAAGAACTTCACAGATACCTTTCAAAACCTTTACCGATGTCCAGAGGATGAGAAG aGCAAAATTGTCCGCGTCCTGAACCTGTGGCAGAAGAATGGTGTGTTCGACATGGACATCATTCAGCCTCTGATGGATATGGCCAATGGAGCCATTGTACCTGCCCCTACACAGGAAG TTCCCACTGACCCCCAGCCAGAGACACATCCTGCTGTCGCTAGTGCCTCAGTTGTGCCTGTGCCCCAGCTACCCAGTCCTGATGCCTTAGCTGCTGTGGCACAGTTGTTTCAGTCCCCCCATGGTCAGGAG CTGCAGAGGATGCTCCAGAACTTCCAGCAGGCAGACAAGACTCTGGCAGCCACCATTGCAAACAACATACCAAACCCACCCCAGATGCCTGTGGCCCAGCTCAACCCATACAGTGCACatgcagaaaagaaaagctcTTTAGCTGAG AAACTTCTTGATCGATTTGACTATGATGATGAACCTGAGGATATATCAGCTAAAGAAGGCAGTGCCCAGTCACA tCATGACAGAGGCattcctgaaaatgtgtttaaccAGTTTCCTGGTCAGATGCCCAACACAGAGAATGTTCATCCACATATGATGGGACAGACTGGTGGTATAGAG CATGGTGGAGGAATGAGTCATGGTGAACATCATATGATGCCAGATGAATTCCGTTCCATAAATGAAGCTTATTCACTATCGCGG GGAAATTCAAGAGAAGACTCAACTATGAGGCAGgagggcagacacagaggcTATGGCAGGAGATCAAGATCCAGATCTGGTTCCAG atCTCCCAGGAGAAGAAGGTCAAGATCTTCATCCCGCTCAAGAAGGTCTAGGCATCGACGCTCTAGTTCCCGCTCCAGAGAATGCCGCTGGAGATCTCGCTCTCATTCTCAGGACaggaatgaaagagagaaggacagagagcgCAGACAGAAAGGTCTTCCCAGCATAAAGAGCCAGACTCTCAGTG TTTGCAGCACTACACTTTGGGTTGGACAACTAGACAAGAAAACTCAGCAGTCTGACGTGATGTCCCTTTTGGAAGAGTTTGGCCAGATTGAGTCCATCAAT aTGATTCCTCCAAGGGGTTGTGCTTATATTGTTATGGTTCACAGACAAGATGCCTATACAGCCTTGAACAAACTCAGTAGGGGGGCATACAAAGTCAATCAGAAACCTGTTAAG ATTGCTTGGGCTTTGAACAAAGGCATAAAATCGGCACACAAAAAGTTCTGGGATGTGGAGCGGGGAGTTACTTACATCCCCTGGAGCAAAGTCAAAGTTGAGGAGTTGGAGAGCTATCGGGAAGGGGGTATACTGGATGGAGAGACACTAAATCCAG ATTGGAATAATGCCAAGGACCTCAATAAGCAGGCAGCTGTAAATGGAGCACTGGAATGTGTACCAGCAGATGGAACCATCACTGCTCACATTCAG gTGCCACTGGTTGAACAGGCAGCACCCATCAGAAGTCCACCTGCTTTTCCTGGCCCCATCATGCTGTCACCTACATCCATGCCTCCAGGAGGAGGAGCACCTTTCATCCCCACAGAGTTTGACCCTACAAAATTGGCACCAG CAGGAAGTGTAAAACCTTCAGAGGAGTCCACCAAGGATCCTAAAGGAGACAAAGGCACACCCTCAGATGCGGGTACTAACAGCCAGCTGGGGTCTCCTGCAGCACCGGTGATGTCAGGCCCAGGAGTCATGCAGGGTCCCAGACCAGGTATGCCACCTCTGCAGCCTCCTCCCAGCATGTCAAATCCTCATCTACCTCCATTCCTCTCACCTCCAAACATGCCTCACATGCCCCCACAAATGATGCCCGGAGGACCGATGTTTGCACCAGATAGGTTCAGAATGCCTATGCCCTATCCTCCTGGTGGCCCTCCTTTCCATCGACATCCTTCTATGGGACCAGAGGGCATGGATGGCAGAGAAGGGAGGCATTTCCGAAATGGGAGGCCAGGGTTTGGGTGTCCACCCTTTCACAGAGGGAGGTGGTAG
- the LOC122879401 gene encoding SR-related and CTD-associated factor 4-like isoform X4 — protein MDAVNAFNMELFSMIDMKPPISRAKMMSVTKSAIKAIKLYKHVVQIVEKFIKKCKPELKVPGLYVVDSIVRQSRHQFGVDKDVFGPRFLKNFTDTFQNLYRCPEDEKSKIVRVLNLWQKNGVFDMDIIQPLMDMANGAIVPAPTQEVPTDPQPETHPAVASASVVPVPQLPSPDALAAVAQLFQSPHGQELQRMLQNFQQADKTLAATIANNIPNPPQMPVAQLNPYSAHAEKKSSLAEKLLDRFDYDDEPEDISAKEGSAQSQGIPENVFNQFPGQMPNTENVHPHMMGQTGGIEHGGGMSHGEHHMMPDEFRSINEAYSLSRGNSREDSTMRQEGRHRGYGRRSRSRSGSRSPRRRRSRSSSRSRRSRHRRSSSRSRECRWRSRSHSQDRNEREKDRERRQKGLPSIKSQTLSVCSTTLWVGQLDKKTQQSDVMSLLEEFGQIESINMIPPRGCAYIVMVHRQDAYTALNKLSRGAYKVNQKPVKIAWALNKGIKSAHKKFWDVERGVTYIPWSKVKVEELESYREGGILDGETLNPDWNNAKDLNKQAAVNGALECVPADGTITAHIQVPLVEQAAPIRSPPAFPGPIMLSPTSMPPGGGAPFIPTEFDPTKLAPAGSVKPSEESTKDPKGDKGTPSDAGTNSQLGSPAAPVMSGPGVMQGPRPGMPPLQPPPSMSNPHLPPFLSPPNMPHMPPQMMPGGPMFAPDRFRMPMPYPPGGPPFHRHPSMGPEGMDGREGRHFRNGRPGFGCPPFHRGRW, from the exons ATGGATGCAGTTAACGCGTTCAACATGGAG TTGTTCTCCATGATTGACATGAAGCCTCCAATATCCCGTGCTAAGATGATGTCTGTCACAAAATCAGCCATCAAAGCTATCAAG cTTTACAAACATGTTGTCCAGATTGTTGAAAAGTTCATCAAGAAG TGCAAGCCAGAATTGAAAGTTCCTGGTTTGTATGTGGTCGATTCCATTGTTCGACAGTCACGGCATCAGTTCGGTGTTGACAAGGATGTGTTTGGGCCCAGATTCTTGAAGAACTTCACAGATACCTTTCAAAACCTTTACCGATGTCCAGAGGATGAGAAG aGCAAAATTGTCCGCGTCCTGAACCTGTGGCAGAAGAATGGTGTGTTCGACATGGACATCATTCAGCCTCTGATGGATATGGCCAATGGAGCCATTGTACCTGCCCCTACACAGGAAG TTCCCACTGACCCCCAGCCAGAGACACATCCTGCTGTCGCTAGTGCCTCAGTTGTGCCTGTGCCCCAGCTACCCAGTCCTGATGCCTTAGCTGCTGTGGCACAGTTGTTTCAGTCCCCCCATGGTCAGGAG CTGCAGAGGATGCTCCAGAACTTCCAGCAGGCAGACAAGACTCTGGCAGCCACCATTGCAAACAACATACCAAACCCACCCCAGATGCCTGTGGCCCAGCTCAACCCATACAGTGCACatgcagaaaagaaaagctcTTTAGCTGAG AAACTTCTTGATCGATTTGACTATGATGATGAACCTGAGGATATATCAGCTAAAGAAGGCAGTGCCCAGTCACA AGGCattcctgaaaatgtgtttaaccAGTTTCCTGGTCAGATGCCCAACACAGAGAATGTTCATCCACATATGATGGGACAGACTGGTGGTATAGAG CATGGTGGAGGAATGAGTCATGGTGAACATCATATGATGCCAGATGAATTCCGTTCCATAAATGAAGCTTATTCACTATCGCGG GGAAATTCAAGAGAAGACTCAACTATGAGGCAGgagggcagacacagaggcTATGGCAGGAGATCAAGATCCAGATCTGGTTCCAG atCTCCCAGGAGAAGAAGGTCAAGATCTTCATCCCGCTCAAGAAGGTCTAGGCATCGACGCTCTAGTTCCCGCTCCAGAGAATGCCGCTGGAGATCTCGCTCTCATTCTCAGGACaggaatgaaagagagaaggacagagagcgCAGACAGAAAGGTCTTCCCAGCATAAAGAGCCAGACTCTCAGTG TTTGCAGCACTACACTTTGGGTTGGACAACTAGACAAGAAAACTCAGCAGTCTGACGTGATGTCCCTTTTGGAAGAGTTTGGCCAGATTGAGTCCATCAAT aTGATTCCTCCAAGGGGTTGTGCTTATATTGTTATGGTTCACAGACAAGATGCCTATACAGCCTTGAACAAACTCAGTAGGGGGGCATACAAAGTCAATCAGAAACCTGTTAAG ATTGCTTGGGCTTTGAACAAAGGCATAAAATCGGCACACAAAAAGTTCTGGGATGTGGAGCGGGGAGTTACTTACATCCCCTGGAGCAAAGTCAAAGTTGAGGAGTTGGAGAGCTATCGGGAAGGGGGTATACTGGATGGAGAGACACTAAATCCAG ATTGGAATAATGCCAAGGACCTCAATAAGCAGGCAGCTGTAAATGGAGCACTGGAATGTGTACCAGCAGATGGAACCATCACTGCTCACATTCAG gTGCCACTGGTTGAACAGGCAGCACCCATCAGAAGTCCACCTGCTTTTCCTGGCCCCATCATGCTGTCACCTACATCCATGCCTCCAGGAGGAGGAGCACCTTTCATCCCCACAGAGTTTGACCCTACAAAATTGGCACCAG CAGGAAGTGTAAAACCTTCAGAGGAGTCCACCAAGGATCCTAAAGGAGACAAAGGCACACCCTCAGATGCGGGTACTAACAGCCAGCTGGGGTCTCCTGCAGCACCGGTGATGTCAGGCCCAGGAGTCATGCAGGGTCCCAGACCAGGTATGCCACCTCTGCAGCCTCCTCCCAGCATGTCAAATCCTCATCTACCTCCATTCCTCTCACCTCCAAACATGCCTCACATGCCCCCACAAATGATGCCCGGAGGACCGATGTTTGCACCAGATAGGTTCAGAATGCCTATGCCCTATCCTCCTGGTGGCCCTCCTTTCCATCGACATCCTTCTATGGGACCAGAGGGCATGGATGGCAGAGAAGGGAGGCATTTCCGAAATGGGAGGCCAGGGTTTGGGTGTCCACCCTTTCACAGAGGGAGGTGGTAG
- the LOC122879401 gene encoding SR-related and CTD-associated factor 4-like isoform X1: protein MKLALTLPLSHQLFSMIDMKPPISRAKMMSVTKSAIKAIKLYKHVVQIVEKFIKKCKPELKVPGLYVVDSIVRQSRHQFGVDKDVFGPRFLKNFTDTFQNLYRCPEDEKSKIVRVLNLWQKNGVFDMDIIQPLMDMANGAIVPAPTQEVPTDPQPETHPAVASASVVPVPQLPSPDALAAVAQLFQSPHGQELQRMLQNFQQADKTLAATIANNIPNPPQMPVAQLNPYSAHAEKKSSLAEKLLDRFDYDDEPEDISAKEGSAQSHHDRGIPENVFNQFPGQMPNTENVHPHMMGQTGGIEHGGGMSHGEHHMMPDEFRSINEAYSLSRGNSREDSTMRQEGRHRGYGRRSRSRSGSRSPRRRRSRSSSRSRRSRHRRSSSRSRECRWRSRSHSQDRNEREKDRERRQKGLPSIKSQTLSVCSTTLWVGQLDKKTQQSDVMSLLEEFGQIESINMIPPRGCAYIVMVHRQDAYTALNKLSRGAYKVNQKPVKIAWALNKGIKSAHKKFWDVERGVTYIPWSKVKVEELESYREGGILDGETLNPDWNNAKDLNKQAAVNGALECVPADGTITAHIQVPLVEQAAPIRSPPAFPGPIMLSPTSMPPGGGAPFIPTEFDPTKLAPAGSVKPSEESTKDPKGDKGTPSDAGTNSQLGSPAAPVMSGPGVMQGPRPGMPPLQPPPSMSNPHLPPFLSPPNMPHMPPQMMPGGPMFAPDRFRMPMPYPPGGPPFHRHPSMGPEGMDGREGRHFRNGRPGFGCPPFHRGRW, encoded by the exons ATGAAGCTGGCGTTAACGTTACCTTTGAGTCACCAG TTGTTCTCCATGATTGACATGAAGCCTCCAATATCCCGTGCTAAGATGATGTCTGTCACAAAATCAGCCATCAAAGCTATCAAG cTTTACAAACATGTTGTCCAGATTGTTGAAAAGTTCATCAAGAAG TGCAAGCCAGAATTGAAAGTTCCTGGTTTGTATGTGGTCGATTCCATTGTTCGACAGTCACGGCATCAGTTCGGTGTTGACAAGGATGTGTTTGGGCCCAGATTCTTGAAGAACTTCACAGATACCTTTCAAAACCTTTACCGATGTCCAGAGGATGAGAAG aGCAAAATTGTCCGCGTCCTGAACCTGTGGCAGAAGAATGGTGTGTTCGACATGGACATCATTCAGCCTCTGATGGATATGGCCAATGGAGCCATTGTACCTGCCCCTACACAGGAAG TTCCCACTGACCCCCAGCCAGAGACACATCCTGCTGTCGCTAGTGCCTCAGTTGTGCCTGTGCCCCAGCTACCCAGTCCTGATGCCTTAGCTGCTGTGGCACAGTTGTTTCAGTCCCCCCATGGTCAGGAG CTGCAGAGGATGCTCCAGAACTTCCAGCAGGCAGACAAGACTCTGGCAGCCACCATTGCAAACAACATACCAAACCCACCCCAGATGCCTGTGGCCCAGCTCAACCCATACAGTGCACatgcagaaaagaaaagctcTTTAGCTGAG AAACTTCTTGATCGATTTGACTATGATGATGAACCTGAGGATATATCAGCTAAAGAAGGCAGTGCCCAGTCACA tCATGACAGAGGCattcctgaaaatgtgtttaaccAGTTTCCTGGTCAGATGCCCAACACAGAGAATGTTCATCCACATATGATGGGACAGACTGGTGGTATAGAG CATGGTGGAGGAATGAGTCATGGTGAACATCATATGATGCCAGATGAATTCCGTTCCATAAATGAAGCTTATTCACTATCGCGG GGAAATTCAAGAGAAGACTCAACTATGAGGCAGgagggcagacacagaggcTATGGCAGGAGATCAAGATCCAGATCTGGTTCCAG atCTCCCAGGAGAAGAAGGTCAAGATCTTCATCCCGCTCAAGAAGGTCTAGGCATCGACGCTCTAGTTCCCGCTCCAGAGAATGCCGCTGGAGATCTCGCTCTCATTCTCAGGACaggaatgaaagagagaaggacagagagcgCAGACAGAAAGGTCTTCCCAGCATAAAGAGCCAGACTCTCAGTG TTTGCAGCACTACACTTTGGGTTGGACAACTAGACAAGAAAACTCAGCAGTCTGACGTGATGTCCCTTTTGGAAGAGTTTGGCCAGATTGAGTCCATCAAT aTGATTCCTCCAAGGGGTTGTGCTTATATTGTTATGGTTCACAGACAAGATGCCTATACAGCCTTGAACAAACTCAGTAGGGGGGCATACAAAGTCAATCAGAAACCTGTTAAG ATTGCTTGGGCTTTGAACAAAGGCATAAAATCGGCACACAAAAAGTTCTGGGATGTGGAGCGGGGAGTTACTTACATCCCCTGGAGCAAAGTCAAAGTTGAGGAGTTGGAGAGCTATCGGGAAGGGGGTATACTGGATGGAGAGACACTAAATCCAG ATTGGAATAATGCCAAGGACCTCAATAAGCAGGCAGCTGTAAATGGAGCACTGGAATGTGTACCAGCAGATGGAACCATCACTGCTCACATTCAG gTGCCACTGGTTGAACAGGCAGCACCCATCAGAAGTCCACCTGCTTTTCCTGGCCCCATCATGCTGTCACCTACATCCATGCCTCCAGGAGGAGGAGCACCTTTCATCCCCACAGAGTTTGACCCTACAAAATTGGCACCAG CAGGAAGTGTAAAACCTTCAGAGGAGTCCACCAAGGATCCTAAAGGAGACAAAGGCACACCCTCAGATGCGGGTACTAACAGCCAGCTGGGGTCTCCTGCAGCACCGGTGATGTCAGGCCCAGGAGTCATGCAGGGTCCCAGACCAGGTATGCCACCTCTGCAGCCTCCTCCCAGCATGTCAAATCCTCATCTACCTCCATTCCTCTCACCTCCAAACATGCCTCACATGCCCCCACAAATGATGCCCGGAGGACCGATGTTTGCACCAGATAGGTTCAGAATGCCTATGCCCTATCCTCCTGGTGGCCCTCCTTTCCATCGACATCCTTCTATGGGACCAGAGGGCATGGATGGCAGAGAAGGGAGGCATTTCCGAAATGGGAGGCCAGGGTTTGGGTGTCCACCCTTTCACAGAGGGAGGTGGTAG
- the LOC122879401 gene encoding SR-related and CTD-associated factor 4-like isoform X3 has product MKLALTLPLSHQLFSMIDMKPPISRAKMMSVTKSAIKAIKLYKHVVQIVEKFIKKCKPELKVPGLYVVDSIVRQSRHQFGVDKDVFGPRFLKNFTDTFQNLYRCPEDEKSKIVRVLNLWQKNGVFDMDIIQPLMDMANGAIVPAPTQEVPTDPQPETHPAVASASVVPVPQLPSPDALAAVAQLFQSPHGQELQRMLQNFQQADKTLAATIANNIPNPPQMPVAQLNPYSAHAEKKSSLAEKLLDRFDYDDEPEDISAKEGSAQSQGIPENVFNQFPGQMPNTENVHPHMMGQTGGIEHGGGMSHGEHHMMPDEFRSINEAYSLSRGNSREDSTMRQEGRHRGYGRRSRSRSGSRSPRRRRSRSSSRSRRSRHRRSSSRSRECRWRSRSHSQDRNEREKDRERRQKGLPSIKSQTLSVCSTTLWVGQLDKKTQQSDVMSLLEEFGQIESINMIPPRGCAYIVMVHRQDAYTALNKLSRGAYKVNQKPVKIAWALNKGIKSAHKKFWDVERGVTYIPWSKVKVEELESYREGGILDGETLNPDWNNAKDLNKQAAVNGALECVPADGTITAHIQVPLVEQAAPIRSPPAFPGPIMLSPTSMPPGGGAPFIPTEFDPTKLAPAGSVKPSEESTKDPKGDKGTPSDAGTNSQLGSPAAPVMSGPGVMQGPRPGMPPLQPPPSMSNPHLPPFLSPPNMPHMPPQMMPGGPMFAPDRFRMPMPYPPGGPPFHRHPSMGPEGMDGREGRHFRNGRPGFGCPPFHRGRW; this is encoded by the exons ATGAAGCTGGCGTTAACGTTACCTTTGAGTCACCAG TTGTTCTCCATGATTGACATGAAGCCTCCAATATCCCGTGCTAAGATGATGTCTGTCACAAAATCAGCCATCAAAGCTATCAAG cTTTACAAACATGTTGTCCAGATTGTTGAAAAGTTCATCAAGAAG TGCAAGCCAGAATTGAAAGTTCCTGGTTTGTATGTGGTCGATTCCATTGTTCGACAGTCACGGCATCAGTTCGGTGTTGACAAGGATGTGTTTGGGCCCAGATTCTTGAAGAACTTCACAGATACCTTTCAAAACCTTTACCGATGTCCAGAGGATGAGAAG aGCAAAATTGTCCGCGTCCTGAACCTGTGGCAGAAGAATGGTGTGTTCGACATGGACATCATTCAGCCTCTGATGGATATGGCCAATGGAGCCATTGTACCTGCCCCTACACAGGAAG TTCCCACTGACCCCCAGCCAGAGACACATCCTGCTGTCGCTAGTGCCTCAGTTGTGCCTGTGCCCCAGCTACCCAGTCCTGATGCCTTAGCTGCTGTGGCACAGTTGTTTCAGTCCCCCCATGGTCAGGAG CTGCAGAGGATGCTCCAGAACTTCCAGCAGGCAGACAAGACTCTGGCAGCCACCATTGCAAACAACATACCAAACCCACCCCAGATGCCTGTGGCCCAGCTCAACCCATACAGTGCACatgcagaaaagaaaagctcTTTAGCTGAG AAACTTCTTGATCGATTTGACTATGATGATGAACCTGAGGATATATCAGCTAAAGAAGGCAGTGCCCAGTCACA AGGCattcctgaaaatgtgtttaaccAGTTTCCTGGTCAGATGCCCAACACAGAGAATGTTCATCCACATATGATGGGACAGACTGGTGGTATAGAG CATGGTGGAGGAATGAGTCATGGTGAACATCATATGATGCCAGATGAATTCCGTTCCATAAATGAAGCTTATTCACTATCGCGG GGAAATTCAAGAGAAGACTCAACTATGAGGCAGgagggcagacacagaggcTATGGCAGGAGATCAAGATCCAGATCTGGTTCCAG atCTCCCAGGAGAAGAAGGTCAAGATCTTCATCCCGCTCAAGAAGGTCTAGGCATCGACGCTCTAGTTCCCGCTCCAGAGAATGCCGCTGGAGATCTCGCTCTCATTCTCAGGACaggaatgaaagagagaaggacagagagcgCAGACAGAAAGGTCTTCCCAGCATAAAGAGCCAGACTCTCAGTG TTTGCAGCACTACACTTTGGGTTGGACAACTAGACAAGAAAACTCAGCAGTCTGACGTGATGTCCCTTTTGGAAGAGTTTGGCCAGATTGAGTCCATCAAT aTGATTCCTCCAAGGGGTTGTGCTTATATTGTTATGGTTCACAGACAAGATGCCTATACAGCCTTGAACAAACTCAGTAGGGGGGCATACAAAGTCAATCAGAAACCTGTTAAG ATTGCTTGGGCTTTGAACAAAGGCATAAAATCGGCACACAAAAAGTTCTGGGATGTGGAGCGGGGAGTTACTTACATCCCCTGGAGCAAAGTCAAAGTTGAGGAGTTGGAGAGCTATCGGGAAGGGGGTATACTGGATGGAGAGACACTAAATCCAG ATTGGAATAATGCCAAGGACCTCAATAAGCAGGCAGCTGTAAATGGAGCACTGGAATGTGTACCAGCAGATGGAACCATCACTGCTCACATTCAG gTGCCACTGGTTGAACAGGCAGCACCCATCAGAAGTCCACCTGCTTTTCCTGGCCCCATCATGCTGTCACCTACATCCATGCCTCCAGGAGGAGGAGCACCTTTCATCCCCACAGAGTTTGACCCTACAAAATTGGCACCAG CAGGAAGTGTAAAACCTTCAGAGGAGTCCACCAAGGATCCTAAAGGAGACAAAGGCACACCCTCAGATGCGGGTACTAACAGCCAGCTGGGGTCTCCTGCAGCACCGGTGATGTCAGGCCCAGGAGTCATGCAGGGTCCCAGACCAGGTATGCCACCTCTGCAGCCTCCTCCCAGCATGTCAAATCCTCATCTACCTCCATTCCTCTCACCTCCAAACATGCCTCACATGCCCCCACAAATGATGCCCGGAGGACCGATGTTTGCACCAGATAGGTTCAGAATGCCTATGCCCTATCCTCCTGGTGGCCCTCCTTTCCATCGACATCCTTCTATGGGACCAGAGGGCATGGATGGCAGAGAAGGGAGGCATTTCCGAAATGGGAGGCCAGGGTTTGGGTGTCCACCCTTTCACAGAGGGAGGTGGTAG